In Sphingomonas psychrotolerans, the following proteins share a genomic window:
- a CDS encoding bifunctional sugar phosphate isomerase/epimerase/4-hydroxyphenylpyruvate dioxygenase family protein, with protein sequence MSGFRPAIATVCVSGMLDQKLRAIAAAGFHEIEIFEPDLIASPHSPREIRTMLDDLGLRCVLYQPFRDFEGLPEPWRTRTFDRAERKFDLMAELGADRILVCSSCDPEASGDFDAIAADFHVLGERAAARGILVGYEALAWGRHVYDHRQVWDIVQRTNHPSVGILLDSFHSLARGIPVESLREIDPAKIVFVQLADAPRLDMGLLFWSRHFRSMPGQGDLPVADYVAELLQLGYDGPLSLEIFNDRFRATSPVLVATDGMRSLVALHDAASRLVAAPAPIPAVTGIKGVAFVEFAVTPAEALRLERMLRDYGFTRTGRHRNRKVERWQQGAINLVVNQEERGFAHSYNLLHGAAICALGLRVGDVDSAMARAEALHIHRFTGVAGEEGLDVPALRGVGGSLIYLLPDQVGDLWEREFIADEPPASGIGLTGIDHVAVSVDLDEFLSWQLYWSALFGLGKQEEQDILDPSGLVQSRAMETPDGTFRITMNAGGGRSTLASRFVEKQLGAGFQHLAFATANLVTTARQLAAVEAEILDIPANYYADLIARGELSPGEADTLSAHHLLLDVSADGGRYHQLYSRAFDRRFFFEIVERTNYRGFGARNAPVRLAAQARYRQDLTATEL encoded by the coding sequence ATGAGCGGCTTTCGCCCCGCGATCGCCACCGTCTGCGTCAGCGGCATGCTCGACCAGAAGCTGCGCGCGATCGCGGCGGCGGGGTTCCACGAGATCGAGATCTTCGAGCCCGACCTGATCGCCTCGCCGCATTCGCCGCGTGAAATCCGCACGATGCTCGACGATCTCGGGCTGCGTTGCGTGCTCTATCAGCCGTTTCGCGACTTCGAGGGACTGCCCGAACCCTGGCGGACCAGGACCTTCGACCGCGCCGAGCGCAAATTCGATCTGATGGCCGAGCTCGGCGCAGACCGGATCCTCGTCTGCTCAAGCTGCGATCCCGAGGCGAGCGGCGACTTCGACGCAATCGCGGCGGATTTCCACGTGCTCGGCGAACGCGCCGCCGCGCGCGGCATCCTCGTCGGCTATGAGGCGCTCGCCTGGGGGCGGCACGTTTATGATCACCGCCAGGTGTGGGATATCGTCCAGCGCACCAACCATCCAAGCGTGGGGATCCTGCTGGACAGCTTCCACTCGCTTGCGCGTGGCATTCCTGTCGAAAGCCTGCGCGAGATCGATCCCGCCAAGATCGTCTTCGTCCAGCTCGCCGATGCACCGCGGCTCGATATGGGGCTGCTGTTCTGGAGCCGGCATTTCCGCTCGATGCCGGGGCAGGGCGACTTGCCGGTCGCCGACTATGTCGCCGAATTGCTGCAGCTCGGCTATGACGGGCCGTTGTCGCTCGAGATCTTCAACGACCGGTTCCGCGCGACATCGCCGGTGCTGGTGGCCACCGACGGGATGCGCTCGCTGGTCGCATTGCACGATGCCGCGTCCCGCCTGGTCGCGGCACCTGCGCCGATCCCCGCGGTGACCGGGATCAAGGGCGTGGCCTTTGTCGAGTTCGCCGTGACGCCGGCCGAGGCGCTGCGGCTCGAGCGGATGCTGCGCGACTATGGCTTCACGCGCACAGGCCGACACCGCAACCGGAAGGTCGAGCGCTGGCAACAGGGCGCGATCAATCTGGTCGTCAATCAGGAGGAGCGCGGCTTCGCGCATTCGTACAATTTGCTCCACGGCGCCGCGATCTGCGCGCTGGGGCTGCGCGTCGGCGATGTCGATTCGGCGATGGCGCGGGCCGAAGCGCTGCACATCCACCGCTTCACCGGCGTGGCGGGGGAGGAGGGGCTCGACGTGCCCGCCCTGCGCGGTGTCGGCGGCAGCTTGATCTATCTTCTGCCCGACCAGGTCGGCGATCTCTGGGAACGCGAGTTCATCGCCGACGAGCCGCCGGCATCGGGGATCGGGCTGACGGGGATCGATCATGTCGCGGTATCGGTGGACCTCGACGAATTCCTGTCATGGCAGCTTTACTGGTCCGCGCTCTTCGGACTCGGCAAACAGGAAGAGCAGGACATCCTCGACCCCTCCGGACTGGTGCAGAGCCGCGCGATGGAGACGCCCGACGGCACGTTCCGCATCACCATGAACGCCGGCGGCGGGCGATCGACGCTCGCCTCGCGCTTCGTCGAGAAGCAGCTCGGCGCGGGCTTCCAGCATCTCGCTTTCGCCACTGCGAATTTGGTGACCACCGCGCGCCAGCTGGCCGCCGTCGAAGCCGAGATACTCGACATTCCGGCCAATTATTACGCGGACCTGATCGCGCGCGGCGAGCTCTCGCCAGGCGAGGCTGATACTTTGAGCGCACACCATTTGCTGCTCGACGTCAGCGCCGATGGCGGCCGCTATCATCAGCTTTACAGCCGCGCGTTCGACCGCCGCTTCTTCTTCGAGATCGTCGAGCGAACCAATTATCGCGGCTTCGGCGCGCGCAATGCGCCCGTCCGGCTCGCGGCACAGGCGCGATACCGGCAAGACCTGACCGCTACCGAACTCTGA
- a CDS encoding MerC domain-containing protein — translation MHHEQVARASVITWLDRTAIGASFLCLIHCAGLPLLLAALPALSRAIAIPQSFHLWMLAFVIPTSAIALVAALRRHGRGETLLLGGTGLALMLAGAVAFAETPAETAMTICGSLLLASAHLVNLRRRHWPHLHG, via the coding sequence ATGCACCACGAACAGGTTGCGCGTGCTTCCGTCATCACCTGGCTCGATCGAACCGCGATCGGCGCTTCGTTCCTGTGCCTGATCCATTGCGCAGGACTTCCCCTTCTCCTCGCGGCCCTGCCCGCATTGTCGCGGGCAATCGCGATACCCCAGAGCTTCCATCTGTGGATGCTGGCATTCGTAATACCGACATCGGCAATCGCGTTGGTGGCAGCCCTTCGCCGCCATGGCCGAGGCGAAACGCTGTTGCTGGGCGGCACCGGGTTGGCGCTGATGCTGGCCGGCGCCGTGGCATTCGCCGAAACACCAGCCGAAACGGCGATGACCATCTGCGGGAGCCTGCTCCTCGCGAGCGCGCACCTTGTAAACTTGCGCCGGCGCCATTGGCCGCACCTCCATGGCTAG
- a CDS encoding TonB-dependent receptor plug domain-containing protein, protein MPAFQAGEETAQRRSDIVVTGIRDDDSYAPAEATVAGKSPALLLKIPQSVSVITRQQIEDPNLFTIGEAMQEVTGVTVMPFDGSYPDYRARGSCSITPMTASPRPFSQAFPSSTSPFMSGSRSSAGRGAYSAARARPAARPRQQVRF, encoded by the coding sequence ATGCCTGCTTTTCAGGCGGGAGAGGAAACGGCTCAGCGTCGCTCCGATATCGTCGTCACCGGTATTCGCGATGATGACAGCTACGCCCCTGCAGAGGCCACAGTCGCGGGCAAGAGCCCGGCACTGCTGCTCAAGATCCCACAGTCGGTCAGCGTGATCACACGGCAGCAGATCGAGGACCCCAACCTGTTCACCATTGGCGAAGCGATGCAGGAGGTGACGGGTGTCACAGTGATGCCGTTCGACGGCTCCTACCCCGATTACCGCGCGCGCGGCTCGTGCTCGATTACGCCTATGACGGCATCCCCTCGACCTTTTTCTCAGGCATTCCCGAGTTCGACCTCGCCATTTATGAGCGGCTCGAGGTCCAGCGCGGGCCGAGGGGCCTATTCCGCGGCTCGGGCTCGCCCGGCGGCACGACCTCGCCAACAGGTTCGGTTTTAG